Within the Dialister hominis genome, the region CGTAAATCTTTGACCATGCTAGCTGTAATGTTCATCGTATGACCTCCATCATAAAATAAGGTGTTTGTCTTAATGAAAAAAAGGACAGGGCGGATCCTGATCAGCAGGATCCGCAGAGCCTTAATAAATAATTATTCCTTGTCTTCTGCTTCTGCTTCTTCAACAGCAGCTTCTTCAGCCGGTGCAGCTTCTTCCTGCTGGCCCTGACGTCCTTCAAGAACAGCATCAGCAATCTTGCTGGTGAGCAGTCTTACTGCGCGGATAGCATCATCGTTTGCCGGAATCGGGAAATCGATAACGTCCGGATCGCAGTTGGTATCAACGGTTGCAACAACCGGAATGTGCAGCTTATGAGCTTCTGCAACAGCGATTTCTTCTTTCTTGGAGTCAATGATGAAAATTGTTCCCGGAAGACGTTTCATATCTTTAATGCCGCCAAGGTTCTTTTCGAGCTTTTCAAGTTCGCGCTGCATCAGGATAACTTCCTTCTTCGGATACTGAGCAGTGGCGCCTTCTTCAAACATCTTTTCCAGTTCTTTCAGACGTGCAATACGGGTCTGGATTGTGCGGAAGTTGGTCAGCATGCCGCCGAGCCAGCGTTCATTGACATAGAACTGGTTGCAGCGTGTAGCTTCTTCCTTTACAGAGTTCTGAGCCTGTTTCTTTGTTCCTACGAAGAGAACCGGTTCGCCCTTTGCTGCAACATCGCGAATGAAAGCATAAGCTTCTTCAACTTTCTTTACAGTCTTCTGCAGGTCGATAATGTAGATTCCGTTGCGTTCTGTGAAGATGAATCTTGCCATCTTCGGATTCCAACGACGGGTCTGATGACCAAAATGAACGCCTGCTTCAAGTAACTGTTTCATGGATACAACTGCCATAATATAACCTCCTGTTATTAACCTCTGCCTGCTTCTTCTTTCACAGCCACCCTTAGGCACAGATGTGAAATCCACAGACATGCGTATTCATGCCTGTATAGTTTAACAAATAACTGTTATAATTGCAAGCCTCAAAAACAATTCATTTGATACGGAATCCGCCCCGGCATAATAGCTTTTTTTGGAATTTTATCAGCCGGGAATTTTATTACTTTCCGCACATAGGTATAATAGTTTATGGTATATTAAAATGTATATGCAGCACAAGCTGATTTTTAAAGCAGTTTGACGGGTGCGGCATTATGCCTTTGGCATAAGCAGGTTTATATTCGTCAATTGAATGGTTTTGCTGATTTTACAGCGGAGAATAATCACATGAACTCACAAAGCGTAAATAACGTAAAAGATACTATGGCAGGTGCAGCCAAAAAGAAAAAGATCCATATTGAATTTTTAAGAGCGCTTTGCATCTGGCTCGTTATGTTTACACATACTTCCACCTCAGGCTTCTCTTTATATCTAGAAAGACCTGCATCATTTTTCTTTCCCCTCTATATCGCAGTACCATTTTGGGTAAAAACGGCAGTCCCTATATTTTTCATGATTTCCGGTGCCTTATTGCTGGAAAAAGAAGAATCCATTTCGCGGATATTCAAAAAAAGAGTCTGGCGTTTTATTCAGGTTATTTTTGTTTTTTCATTGATCAACTATGTCTGGTTTTATCATAACCTGCCTCTTTCCATCACAGGACATATTGCCAAATTTTTCACCATGACTTACTCCTCTACCATGGCAACGGCCTATTATTTCCTGTATATTTATGTTTCCTTCCTTCTCATGCTCCCAATCTGGCGAAAGCTGGTCCGCGCAATGACGCAGGAACTTTATTTGTACCTGATCCTTTTGAAT harbors:
- the rpsB gene encoding 30S ribosomal protein S2, whose translation is MAVVSMKQLLEAGVHFGHQTRRWNPKMARFIFTERNGIYIIDLQKTVKKVEEAYAFIRDVAAKGEPVLFVGTKKQAQNSVKEEATRCNQFYVNERWLGGMLTNFRTIQTRIARLKELEKMFEEGATAQYPKKEVILMQRELEKLEKNLGGIKDMKRLPGTIFIIDSKKEEIAVAEAHKLHIPVVATVDTNCDPDVIDFPIPANDDAIRAVRLLTSKIADAVLEGRQGQQEEAAPAEEAAVEEAEAEDKE